In Thunnus thynnus chromosome 4, fThuThy2.1, whole genome shotgun sequence, the DNA window TGCTACGTGTGGCTCACTGGAAGGGTTGTGCAAGCAGTTCCTGATATAAGAGGACTTGTATGTCAAGACATCAAGACAAGGACAGGCGCATCACCAAGGGGTGCCTTCTTCAAGAAGCAGAGGAGCCATGGAGACCTGCATTGACCTCTTGACTTTTTTGCAGATATGGACATTTTAGTATTTTAGCAGTTGTGTAATTATTTCTTTAGAATAATTAGGGACCAGAATGTAGGAGCCATACATGTAgagtttttgtatatttatatgcctggtgtgtgtgtgcacactgcATTGGCACTTGGGTGGTGGGTGTGCCACTATGGGTATGTACTCCATGATTACAAGTAATTGCATGCACCTCTGTTCACCTCACCTGGCTTTGATCATGGGGTAGGGTGAGCATTCAGAGTGAAATTTTCTGTTGACCCCATTAAGGCACTGGATTGcataatctgtattttttatgtctttttcttttctttgcactgaCACATGGAAGCAACTGTTAGGTGGAATACATTGTGCAGCCTTGTAATATAGAAATTAAAAGAGCCTCAGAAGTGGAATTGAATCTTTTGGTATACATGTCGTCAGTGTTATCCTGCTTGTAGCCACCCACAGCTTCATTGGTTTTATTGTTTGCCTGTCAGCCACAACAattcaaaaacatctctaaactttgtccctctctaaccctgtcagatgcagagaaacttgtccatgcctttatctccttTAGACTGGACAACTGCAATGTGTTTTTTACggggatccctggcaggagcatctAGAGGCTGCTGAGAgggtgaaaacacaaacatatgacaccattctgttttcattgcactggctccctgtctccttcaggtttgactacaaagtcctgctatacacatacaaatccatcaacggACATGCGCCTCCCTACTTACAAgaactgatcataccacaaacctccacccgcaccctcagatctgccagcagcttgctcctccagTCCCCCAGTACTAAACTCCGCACCATGGTGGATCGAGCCTTCAgctctgctgcaccacgctTGTGGAATAGCCTCcataaccatctgagggcagcacagaccatagacacttttaaaaaaggcaacatttctattcaggaagactgaatgaaaacagcCATGCCAAGACAACACTGGAGGCACTCGCTAGATGTTGttgatattttgtgtttatttgttgtggTGGTTTTAAACTTAATTTATACTAATTACGTTTTACTGCTCAACCACTGAGTCATCTTTTTAAATCTTGAAGTTATTAGGTTGATTTACTGTCAATACAGTTGGTGCAGATGAATTAGTGAGCAGATTTTCAATTTGTGTCGGTGCTCAAactaattatttaaattttttatagATGTGACAACCTTGCAGGTGAtgcagttattttatttttttaattctacaACTATTTTAGATAAGAAACACCTATCTATAAATATTATTGAAATGTACAAATACTGAagttttcttcatatttgttTCAACTGACTGCcaacaaactgttttaaataCCAAAAGACAACTGATTTCTCCTAACTCCTACACAGCTGAAGATCCAAATGACATCATTATTGATGGAGGACTATTGCATCATCCTACTTAATATAAAGCCATCTAACTTACTTCAGACCAATTTCAAAGTGGAGACTGAAGTGTACTATCTGAGGTGAGAATGTATTTGATGCTATTACACTGCACACTGTAGTAGTGCAATATTCTATTATTATGTGGTTTACAGTATTGTGATGCTTTTAAACTGTACGTGTTATTTGTAACAATAATCAATTTTGTAGTTCCTTAATTGAGCATATCCTATCTCTAATGCAGTTCAAAACTAGATGGTGTTTTAAGCAGTGGAACGTTGTTCTTTTGAAAGGAGAAAGAAGTATAAATTTGCTGTAATTCTAAATGATCATTCAACATTGTGTGGTAGTTTCTTATCTCTTCACTCAAGCATTAGCTGATCTTATTTTGAActtgataagaaaaaaatgcatatttaaagAAGCAAATCAGATATTTTGTGTTCACTATTATGTACAGAAATGTCATTTAAGTgtgaaaaaagcattttattaacatttaagacCCATGCAAGTGCTATAGttatgtttttgtatggatACATTTAAGGATGAAAGCTTTCACTTTAAAAAGTCAGGATACATTGATTTGTTGTAGATCAACTTCATTCTCTGTGCATAATTGTTAAACAAGGTATTCTGCTACTGtgagaaaaatacagatataTTTTTGGCGAGAAGAAATTCACAGTGCTAACCTAAACATAACATTAGAATATCTTGAAATATTCCTCTGTAACAGGGATTTGCAGGATCCTCAAATCAACACCATGAATTCCTCGTCTTATGGCTATAATGTGTCGAGTGGTCTTAGTTATCGAGACCCTTCAAGCTCAGCTGTGGTCAAAAATGTGATTGTTCTGGCTCTTGGCCTTACCATCAACTATATAAATGGTACCCTGATTCACACCTTCAGAAAACACCAGGTcagaatattttgttgttgtttttggtatTACTATAATCATTGTTGGTGGAAGAAGGAAATGGATGGAATGGAAGACATTATTAGAACCTTTAACTGACTgattcttttcctctctccttcagaTCTTTTATGTGAATCCTCGTTACATCTTATTCATCCACCTGGTGCTGAATGATATAATCCAGCTTACCACAACAATCAGCCTGTTTGTCTTCAGTTATATCTTCTACAAAATTAATGCTTCCTTCTGTTGCCTCATTATTACATTTGCTGTTTTCACCACCCTCAACACCCCATTAAATTTAGCTGTCATGGCAGTGGAGTGCTACATTGCTATTTGTTTACCACTGCGACATGCTGAGCTCTGTACAATCAAAAAGACAtatattctgattggttggatCTGGGCCATGAGCGCAGTCTCGACACTGCCGGATGTGTTTATTATTCTTGCAACAGAACCTTTACGGTTATTCTATTCCACAATTTTCTGTGAGAGGGATAACTTGTTCCATCACCCCATAAGTTTGAAAAAGAGGGATGTGTCCTACATGATTTACCTAATTGGTGTTTGGCTCACTCTCTTCTACACTTACTTTAAGATTTTCTTTGCTGCTAAAGCAGCTAAAGAAGCTAAATCATCTGATGGAAATGCAAAGAAGGCCAGGAATACAATCCTGCTGCATGGCTTTCAGCTACTCTTGTGTATGCTAACCTATGTAGCCCATGTGTTGATAAAGGCTCTGTTATACTGGTTCCCTAAACATTATGTACACATAATCTTTGCTTGCTATATCATCATTCAGATCCTCCCCAGGTTTATCAGTCCGATTGTTTACGGGCTACGAGACAAGACTTTTAGAAAGCACTTGAAAAAGTACCTATTGTGTTCAGTGTGGGCAAGTACCAGCTATGGATTGCAGAGAAGGACCAAATAACATAAACTAGACAATTTTAGACTGTGCTCTCCTACTGAGCACCATAAGCATGACAGTCTGAAAATTCACAGCATTATCCATGGTGAAATGCTTCCAAATTActaaaatattgttattttaacaatttaaatATGTACCACAGACAGCAGCCTCTAATACAGAATATGTACTTACACCTGATCCTGCTAAATTggcattatttatgtttatgtgatCTATTCACGTAGTTAGTCTAGCCTCTAGTTATTCTACAATGGTATGGTATATGTTAAGTAAAATGGTATTTAAGGATTTAACAATTAAGTGAAAGAATAAAAAGTGATAACAATAGTAaacttcagagagaaaagactgaagCATGCTGATTGATGTGCAGCCTTTAATAGTGAGAACAAACTAAAGTTTCAACACTTTATCAGTGTTCCAGTCTTTTCTCTCTTAAGTTTGCTGCCCCTGATCTGAGAGGCACCTAATTCAGCTGCGCATTGCTGCAAAGAGGACCCCTTTTCACTCAAAATATTAGAAGATCgcctttatttttaaaataattccttttctttttacattttatatttacgTTATATCTGGTTATATCTGGTTGTTTTGCAGTGCATCagacaaatatattttagcAGTCTTATTTGTCTTAGTTTTGGCTGAATCATTTAGGCCTACATTCAATCCcacacagaaaaataaccaattgctctgacattttgtttaccTATTTGCATTATTTAGCACATTTGAAAAAAACGATAGCAAGACAAAATACATCATGTGTAAAGTGGTCGAACAGGTCTAAAGAAATGTTtgttaattttaacatttagtCTATAACTACATTGATACATTTGATCAAACTCTtgctttacttttactttcttGAATGTCAGGCAGAAAAGATAAAGATAATTGTGTCTTTGTAAAAAGGTTTTACTTTGAAAACTCCAGAAAACAGTGTGTATTGCTTTTGCCCTGGAGATACACAATGTTTGTGCACACATTCAAAATTAAATAGGGATGTCTGTACAACACAATAGAATCTGTTTTGACCCGGACTTACGTAAGCAcagatactgtactgtatataaagccCTGCATGTAAGACTTTGACCATTTGTCTCCCCCCACAGCAGACAACATTTAGCGAagcatgtgtttatttgtactcTGAGTGGCAACTTTGACAGAGAACAAATCAAGGACAtaaatgaaaagaggaaaaaagaagagaaggaaaaacaaaaaaatcagtgtaTCAACAGTCTGTGAAAACCAGTTACACCATTTTGTTCGACAGACGTAAGTtgcttttctgactttttttgacatgaaattaaaactGGACAGGGATCATAATGTATGAATATATCTTATACACTTTTACATATGCAAGGAAATTTGCTAAACTTGTCCATTAGTAATCATGAATGTGACTTAAATGCGCTGTAGGATAGTGATGTTTAAGAAATATAAATGCTCAGTCCATATCTGTTTGGTTTGAAATAGTACATCAAGTGCTAATTAATTAGTTGGTGTTCAATGTTGATGGTTCTTGAAATGATaactaaaaaatataatatataatatatacaatcTTAAAGTCTGTTTGGGGTTACAatagtatattttttaaaagtatattttagTGAGACTTTCCACTACATTTAATTGAATAAATCCTTGTGACAGCTTTGGAAGACGTTGCCACCTGCCACATGAATTTCTCATCTGCAAGCAGTAATGTGATAGCTCGTGATGATTTCAGCGTGGCTGTGAGCAAAAACGTGATTGTTGCAGTACTATGTATCATCATCAACTACATCAACGGTACCCTGATCCACACCTTCAACAAACATCAGGTCTAAAACCTTTATTCTGAATGGGTATTTAGCTGCAGAGGAGACACCAAAAAaagaatgaggagagagaggaatatGACACCGCTTAAAGATTTtttgaagtctgtcttaaatGTCCATATGTACACTTAAGAGTTATTTGTCACTGCAATTATTCCGTCTTTTTATATACTGAGCCTGAAGAAATCTCTCCctaaagcaatttcaatgcaacaaaatccacagtcctctttctcTGCAAAAGCTCAGCGGTGAATATGAAGCATAAGCAGTCTGAGTTtgggtatcttccaaagttactttttgtgtgtgtgaaattcCTGCTTTGTATTATTATCCCTTTGCctcagctcagcaaggaaatgTCCAGTGAAATATAAAGAGGGGACTCAGTTCTAAATTTATTAACTTTACAAGATGATAACTTACTGTGTCTAACTGAtgctgctgaagcctcataataGCTTCAGCAGAActgtgaaatgcattttttccccaaatcTCTTCAATACCTGtttggagaggaggaatgattatagccaCCAATAACCCTCtcaatgtacatatgggcaGTGGTTGAAATtaactaagtatatttactcaagtactgtattaagtacaattttgagatacttgtactaTACATAATTTCAtagcatatttacattttatgctactttgtactttttactccactacatttatctaacagctatagttacttttcatGTGACCATTAgaactgaccattagaagacgTGACTGAAAAATTGTggacctatcctttaagtaagATTTTTAATGCAGTCTTCTACTACTGCATATGAGCAcatgagtattgttttaagatggacttcaaaaatgtgaacctatacCCTAACATTTCATCACTTTAAGCATATAAAAATGGCATAGGTTAATAGAACATCAGTATCTGCTTTcaattttttctgttttttaatgccATTATTTTAcccacatgcattttcatatattttatttctggtCATTTACTGAAAAACTACAGGGCAGACTGAGAAAACTTGATGTttccatcaaaaataaaatgagatttGCTCTTGTACAATAAGATCTGTTATTAATGTCTATTCTAACTACTATTCTACAAAATGTAATAACGAACTGGATAATAATGTCAAATTCTTCTCTATTCTCAACAGATATTCAATGTGAACCCACGATATATCCTCTTCATTCACCTTGTGGTCAACGATATGATGCAGCTGACATCCTCGGTTATGCTGATGCTCCTTAGTTATATTTTCTATAAAATCAGCGTCAGCCTCTGTTGCTTCCTGCTCCTGTTTACTATCATCGCAACTCAAAATACACCAATGAATTTAGCTGGAATGGCAGCAGAGTGTTACATTGCAATTTGTTTACCGCTGCACCACACAACATTATGTACAGTCAGAAGAACATATATTCTGATTGGTATAATCTGGTTTGTAAGTTCAATGTCCTACATACCAGACATTTTAATTCTCCTGAACACAGAATCTGTTGAATTCTTAGATTCAAAAATAATCTGCATCAGAAACAACGCATTTCTAAATCCATTAATCCGACATAAGAACAATATCTATAACACAGTATTACTGGTTATGGTTTGGAGCACCCTCCTGTACACTTACTTAAGAATACTTTTTGCTGCTAAATCAGCTGATGGAGATGCAAAGAAGGCCAGGAATACCATCCTGCTTCATGGTTTTCAGCTACTGTTAAGTATGCTCACATATGTAGCCCAGGCATTCAGACAAGCTCTCTATACCTGGTTCCctaaaaatatttcagatgCAATCtttgtttcttatattttcaTTCAGGTCCTGCCCAGGTTAATCAGTCCTATTGTGTATGGGCTAAGAGACAAGACATTCAGGAAGTACCTGCAAAGGTACCTGCTATGTGGAATGAGAGCAAGAATCAATCCACAGCCTACCCTTAAAGAGCTTCAGTAAGACTACAGCATGTTGCTTTGATGCTGTTACATCCCACTGTGTTATAATGTGGCTGTACTTGATCTTAGCACAGATATTCATAGATGATGAATtaagcaataaataaaaagttataaaCCACTGACTGTGACATTGTGACATTGAGGTAATCTAGTTTGAGTTATCCAACTTCATCAAACTGTGGCTTAAGTCTCAAGTACTCCACAACTCCAGTCCTGTGACTAAAATACAATCAACATGAATCCTATCAATCTAATACAGGCAGGGTGTGTGAAAATGACATTAGGGTTGCAActaaaaaatatttccataatcgattaatctgccaattttGTCCATTAATCAAATTTGCTTATTCTATGAATTTAGTATGTATCACAGTTTTTCAGAGAAAGTCTAAAATCCTGAAAatgttaattacattttttcttgcaaaattagctaaacaattaattgattatcaaaataattggcaatttattg includes these proteins:
- the LOC137182210 gene encoding odorant receptor 131-2-like, which codes for MNFSSASSNVIARDDFSVAVSKNVIVAVLCIIINYINGTLIHTFNKHQIFNVNPRYILFIHLVVNDMMQLTSSVMLMLLSYIFYKISVSLCCFLLLFTIIATQNTPMNLAGMAAECYIAICLPLHHTTLCTVRRTYILIGIIWFVSSMSYIPDILILLNTESVEFLDSKIICIRNNAFLNPLIRHKNNIYNTVLLVMVWSTLLYTYLRILFAAKSADGDAKKARNTILLHGFQLLLSMLTYVAQAFRQALYTWFPKNISDAIFVSYIFIQVLPRLISPIVYGLRDKTFRKYLQRYLLCGMRARINPQPTLKELQ
- the LOC137180931 gene encoding odorant receptor 131-2-like; translation: MTSLLMEDYCIILLNIKPSNLLQTNFKVETEVYYLRDLQDPQINTMNSSSYGYNVSSGLSYRDPSSSAVVKNVIVLALGLTINYINGTLIHTFRKHQIFYVNPRYILFIHLVLNDIIQLTTTISLFVFSYIFYKINASFCCLIITFAVFTTLNTPLNLAVMAVECYIAICLPLRHAELCTIKKTYILIGWIWAMSAVSTLPDVFIILATEPLRLFYSTIFCERDNLFHHPISLKKRDVSYMIYLIGVWLTLFYTYFKIFFAAKAAKEAKSSDGNAKKARNTILLHGFQLLLCMLTYVAHVLIKALLYWFPKHYVHIIFACYIIIQILPRFISPIVYGLRDKTFRKHLKKYLLCSVWASTSYGLQRRTK